The genome window CCTAGAGTGTGAGAAACCGAcggatggtggggggggggaggcaaagaGTAACACTGGTGGTGGGTATCAGCTCTCTAGGCGAGCAAGGGACTCCACTGTGATGCTGTTGCCCCTTGACATAAGTCACCCTTAAACTTCTCCACTCGACAGACTCCTGTTGTGGGCTCTGCTGTTCTCTTGGGTTTGGAAGCCACTGCCATTACATATGGGTGATGTGGAGGCAGGGTCTTTATGCATTTAGAATCTAGGCTGAGAATGCACTTGTGGTGGCACAGCACCTACCTAGCATGCAGAAGaacctgtgtctctgtgtacctgtaacaaaaagaaaaagcacagagtATGAAGTTAGACAAACCGGGCCAGATGAAGACGTTCAGGGGCTTCTGGGCTTTCTTCAAGTACAGCACCCAGCGAGAACTTCTGAAAGTTAAATTTTTCTGTCATGCCAGTTTATCTGAGAACATCCTATACAGAGCCTTTTATTTAATCAGAACATACAGAATCATCAGATTTATCACTAACCTCTGGTCATTGCGTTCTCTGATGGTAGCTTCGAAAATGTCAAAATATAGGTCTTGCTCACCTGGCTCTGGAGTGAGTCACAGCAACTGAGGCCACGCAGGTGGTAAGGGACACCATGGGACTTTAAGAGTTTTGTAGTGCCTTCTGACCCTTCTTGCTATAAAACcccatatgtagcccaggctggcttctatatagcccaggctggcctctaactttcAGCATTTGTCCTGTCTCACCCTTCCAAGCATTGATATCATAAAGGTGTGCTTCCATGCCTGGCCCTTGTGTTTTAACTGTGAATTATATTCTCCTTTTACTAACACCATATAGTGATGTCCAAGAACTCCAACTTTTTACTTTTCAACTAGATAGGCCATGAAGGATGAAGGATGGGATTTGTCATAAGCCTGTGCATACAAATAAGGCTGTAGGAATTTGTATTACTGAATTTTTGTGGTTACTCAACTTTCTTGGTACTAAACTTCCAGGAGTCCAGCCCAACTCCCTCACACCGTGATAACTTGTTCAGGCTGCCTTACCCCCATGCTCAGGAAGAAGTCTGCATCCACTAGGGGCAGTTGTTGCCCCAGGACTGCCACATCTCCTAGGAAGAAAGTTCCTTCTTGTGGAGTCTACCCTGGGCTTTGCCAGTGTGTCAGTGTGGTGTCCTATCCTGGTCTGGTCCCACTATGCTGCTAAAGCTACAGTTTGTTCAAAATGTAAAGTAAAGAACCTTCTCTTCCCTAACTCTGTGCAAACCCTCCATCATCTGGGTCCTTGAGTTGGTTAAATGTATCAGTAATGACCCCAGAGAACTCGGGGTAAGTCATGAAGGAAAGGGAGTCAAAGGCTTTCTCCCGGAGTCGTTTGCCAAGAGCGAGCCTGGGTCTGGATCATCTTCTCTCCTCACGTCTTGTTTTCTCCAGTCTGTTGTCTGACTGAGTCTGTGCCTGCCTGTCTTGTCAGTCTGTCTATCCTGTCCCTAACAAGGGGCTTTTACTCCGCTTTATTAAACAGAGTGTGACACAGAATGTGTGGCATGGGGAAGGAACAAGGGGTGCTTTTAAGAAATCTTTGATGGAGGTTTATAGGCAATGATACTCTACCGAGCCCCACTGACCCAGACACAATGTTACCAAGCAGTATGGGCACGCTGCCTTCAGTATGTGTGGCTGATGATTATTTCATAAGAATGCTTCTGCTGTGTTTGCTGTTGATAACAAGTGATTGTCATTTCGTGCATgtgcactctctcacacacactatctatctatctatctatctatctatctatctatctatctatctatctatctatctatctattgctcTCTGGGTGAGGGGCATGGACTTAATTTCAGATTAAGACTACATACTAAGTTAAGTTGTAGAACTCGTGTGGGAAATGCAAGGCAAGTAAGATTGGTAGTTATGCATTCTTTCAGAGGCAGGCTAAACAATCAGGCTGTGTACACAGTAGGATATCTGACTTAAGTCTTAAGTAACCTCAAGGTGCATTATTAACTCTAGCTATGAGGTCCAGGAAAAGTTCTAGTTTCTTAGAGCATAAGAGAATTTTAACAATATGAAATTGCCACAAGCATTGAGCTAGCACTACTTGGCAGTCTAGTAGCCAACATCCTCTGAATGTATCCATCACCTTCCACCACCCATTCCCTtatgaggggagagagaaaatgataaattgtcttcttcctcatttttgccccttccccaactcctgaTACCCACAGAGCAGCCTCAGCCCCAAGCCAGAAGTCTCTATGGATATCGAGTCCACACACCAATGCCTGGATCCGCAGCCTCATCATCCCAGCCTGTCTGCTCCCAGACAAGTCCATGCTATCCCTCACTAATGAGGTTGTGTGGTCTTGACTGAGCTTATGATACCCACCAGGGCATCAAGATGTTCTCAGGGTACAGTGGAGACTGGCATCACCAGCCCCTGAGATCAACCAGAGACCATACTGCAGGAAAGGGACCCCAGTGTTAAAGAGAAGGCACTCTCCGGTGAATCCTATCACTCATGTCAGACTGCTAATTGAATGACTGGCATCTTGTACTATACACAGTGGCTTGCCTGAGACACCTTTGCAGGGACTGGGAGGAAGTTGTCTCAGCATAGATCAATATATTCTGGACCCTTCTATTGAGAGGGCAGAGAGTCTGGCAATCCATAAAGAAGGGACCCCCAGAGACGAGTGATCGGTAAAGACACAGTTCTGCTTATATTCCGTCTGTGCTACCCTTCTGTCTGACACAGAACCTCCCGTCATTCACTCTGGAATCAAAGACCTCAAGGTCTTGAAAACAACCCAGTCTGGATTTGAAGGGTTCATCAAGGACCAGTTCACTACTCTCCCTGAGGTGAAGGACCGATGCTTTGCCACTCAAGTGTACTGCAAATGGCGCTACCAGAGACGGGATGTGGACTTCGAGGCTATCTGGTATGGTTGCCGAGCAACTGCTAGGACCTAAAACTGGGCAGGATAAAGGGATCCTAGAGCAAAGAGGAAACTCTCAGCTCAAATTCCTAGTTCTTTGGGACTGCCccctggtatgtgtgtgtgtgtgtgtgtgtgtgtgtgtgtgtgtgtgtgtgtctgtgtgtctctgtgtgtgtgtgcatgtgcttgtatgcacatgcatgtgggggCCAGAGAACAACGCCAGATGGTGTTTCTCCCCCTTGTCTTTTGTGACCAGCCTCTTATTGGGACCTGGGACTTCTTGATTCAGCGAGGCTGGCTGGNNNNNNNNNNNNNNNNNNNNNNNNNNNNNNNNNNNNNNNNNNNNNNNNNNNNNNNNNNNNNNNNNNNNNNNNNNNNNNNNNNNNNNNNNNNNNNNNNNNNNNNNNNNNNNNNNNNNNNNNNNNNNNNNNNNNNNNNNNNNNNNNNNNNNNNNNNNNNNNNNNNNNNNNNNNNNNNNNNNNNNNNNNNNNNNNNNNNNNNNNNNNNNNNNNNNNNNNNNNNNNNNNNNNNNNNNNNNNNNNNNNNNNNNNNNNNNNNNNNNNNNNNNNNNNNNNNNNNNNNNNNNNNNNNNNNNNNNNNNNNNNNNNNNNNNNNNNNNNNNNNNNNNNNNNNNNNNNNNNNNNNNNNNNNNNNNNNNNNNNNNNNNNNNNNNNNNNNNNNNNNNNNNNNNNNNNNNNNNNNNNNNNNNNNNNNNNNNNNNNNNNNNNNNNNNNNNNNNNNNNNNNNNNNNNNNNNNNNNNNNNNNNNNNNNNNNNNNNNNNNNNNNNNNNNNNNNNNNNNNNNNNNNNNNNNNNNNNNNNNNNNNNNNNNNNNNNNNNNNNNNNNNNNNNNNNNNNNNNNNNNNNNNNNNNNNNNNNNNNNNNNNNNNNNNNNNNNNNNNNNNNNNNNNNNNNNNNNNNNNNNNNNNNNNNNNNNNNNNNNNNNNNNNNNNNNNNNNNNNNNNNNNNNNNNNNNNNNNNNNNNNNNNNNNNNNNNNagagagagagagacagagagaatggtgGGAAGAGATATGAAGTGGATTCTGCATGTTTTCAGTTTAGCATTATAGAATAAGGATCTTTCCTAAATTCCATCTATAAGATGGCTTTCTGGACATTCCTACTTTTTAGCTTTATAGTGCATTCCTAATAAATCATATGAGCTCCCCCCCATCTCCACCTTTGTGTCCTAGGGGCGCTGTCCGGGACATTGTCCTGCAGAAATTCGCTGGGCCCTATGACAAAGGCGAATACTCACCTTCCGTGCAGAAGACCCTCTATGACATACAAGTGCTGTGCCTGAACCAGCTTCCTGAGGTATGCTTTGTCACTTGTATTGGGAGGACGATGAGGAACTGTGTCTCCTGTCAGCTCTGAGGAAGAGTTGAGTGCTAAAATAGGAGAGTGGAAGACACTTGAGAAATGACATCTGTTGTTGTTCAAAAGCTTGTTATAGCAAGTGAGAAGACAGCAGAACATGGGAAAATCTGTTCAACCTAAAAACACGGGCCGCTGCCACAGTGCTGCAGTTTTGATGAAAACTCCTTTGAGTTCCTTCAACCTATCGCAGACTTCAACTTCAATTTCAGACCACTTCTATGTCTTGACAGAGAGATAACTAGACACAGGTTGTATGTTTCAAGGTATAAATGATAGGTGTAGAGAAATTCAATCCATTGTcctatccttccttccatccatccatccacccacccacccatccatctactcatccacccacccacccatccatccacccatccatccacccacccatccacccatccacctacccacccatccatccacccacccatccacccatccatccacccatccatccactcacccatccacccatccacctacccacccatccatccacccacccatttatttatctattgtgtCACTGGCAGGACCCAACAGATACAAAGATAACCTAGACATGGTCTCTACCCTCAAATATTTCATCATTatgtgaacaaagaaaacaagtaaaaaatttaaaagatcaaTAATAGGTTATTATTTGAATATGGGGACAGTCTCACTGAGGTATAAGAGGTGCCACTGGCTAGATTTTCTAGGAGAGGAGTGTGGGGAGTCTTCAGGAATGATAGGGGTAATCTGGGTTTATACTCAAGGGCTAGGGGACAGGATAAATGTGGAAATGGGAGACAAGCATGACACAGACATTTACTGTTAAGGGCCAACCACATATGACATGCTAGGATGGAAGCACTTTCCTGTGTGCAGGCATAAGGTAGAAATGGGTCAAGAGGACATCTGTAGGCTTACTTAGAGTCTATGCTTTATTCTGAACCTCTGGGGGCCATTTAGTATAGCAAAGTATAGTGTGGTAAGATTTGCATTCTAGAGTGATCACAGGTAGCAATATGATAAAAAGTCACAATGGACCACAGGCTAGGAGACTTGTAGGATGATGTTACAGAGGTGTGGCCAAGACAGCATGGGCCAAGGCTCTGTTGAATAAGAGAAGCACCGTCTGGACCAACCTGACCTCTCCTTCTTGGTTAGCACTGTAGCATCCTTCTTTTTGCTTCCTCTGCCTGTGCCTACCTCCACAGGCTAGAGTTGTTAAAATGAAGCTGATAAAACTTTCAGGTGCCTATAGCCCCCCAAGAATTTTTCACCCAGTATTCTGGAGACCCCTTCCAGAACCTGGGCAGATCTCTACTAGAGGCCTGTTCTGTGGGTGAAGGCTCATTTCATGAGGCAGCACATTCTTAGGCCTACAAGTGGACTGGAGAAATGGATTTGGCTTGACACACAAAGAGAATATCTATCTACATGATCTAAGGGAGAAGACGGGCTCGCCCGATGGCAGGGCTGGCTTTTCCCATGATGTCATGTCCTGGCACAGTATCACAAAGCCAGAATTTTAAATTACAATGGGACCTTAAAGATTTAACATGAGTACTTTTGTCCATTAGAAAAGTAGAGTATAGTTCACTAAATCTTTATGTCATGTATATAAGTCTATAATTTTACACTTATTCTAGGACTTATTAATGTTAGGGACCATCCTATGTGGAGGGATGGAGTGGAGAAGACGTTAGAGTGTTGACCGGCCAGTTTCTGATGGCCAATTGGGTGTGAAGGGGACCTCCCAGATTCCCACCTCAAGGAGCCTGAGCTCTTCAGAGAAAGCTTAATATTTAAGGGAGAGGAATGGGCCTGCTATCAGTTTCATAGGAAGACTAGTGTGGTGGGTGGAGGGAGCAATGGGCAGCAGAGAATCATGGGAGTGTACCTTAAGATACAATCATGGTCACAGGAAGTGGTCGGGATGGATGAggtagatggaggaagggagagagtctCTGGTGGTCAGTTTAACCCATGCTGTTGTGGATTCCAGATCGAAGACATGGAAATCAGTCTTCCGAACATTCACTACTTTAACATTGACATGTCCAAAATGGGGCTGATCAACAAGGAAGAGGTAAGAGACTTTAAAAACATTGAAAGCACATTTCTGCCCCATCTCCCTCCAGTCTCCTCGTCAACCTGGGACAATGTCAACGCCTAAAACCTGTAGCAGCTGCTGGCTAGGGATAATATTTATAGTTGGCACTGAGTGGAACCCTCCTTGGCTATGGGTCTTTCAATGCCCGAGGCTGAGTACTCCAGAAGTGGATGAGAGATCACAAAGGAGGCATGCTAGTTGCAGGGAGGAACAAAGAGAAGGAATAGAGTGTGCCCAAGGAGACAGCTCTAAGATCTGTCTGACTAGACAGCCTGGAGACCTGATTGGTGGCCTCTGTGGTCACGTCCTGGGAAGTCAGACCTGACCCTTCCCCATGGCCATTTTCAGCGATAGGCCTTTTGACCCATCTGCAGCACCATTTTGGGTAACTGCTTTTAGTGTGTACGCGGGAGCAAGGTAAGGAAGAGACTGTCTATTTGAATGGTTCTGCGGGTGGAGACCACACGCTCTGATGCATAAGCTTAACCGAAGAGTCTCTAGAAACTTAGAGCTACTGACCACGAGTCTCTCACCGCCCCACACCCCCTCCAGGACCTGATCTCTCCTTTGCAAACAGTGCTGGTGGGCTCCACTGGCTCTGAACCATCAGCCACACGTGGATGCTGGCCCTAGTGCTGGACACCAGGCGTACATACGTTGTACGAGGGGATCTAGGGCCCTGGCTGGTGGAAGAGGGAAAGTTTGGCCCCGTGTTCACTGAGCTGACAGAACAGGCAGCCCCAGTTAcctcagaggaaggagaggaaggcagtGCGCTGCCTTTGTGAATGAGGACAGGAGCCTTGGGGGGATGATTTCTTGCTGAACGGCAGGAGATCTATCTGAAAGTAATCTTAGCCATGTCTGCCAGAGGCAAAACAAATGAGCTCCAAACAGAAAAAAGATCAAGCAGACCAAAGCTCAGCTGGCGGCACAGTCACAGTCAAGAGGGTTTCAAGGCGTCTACAGAGCCTTAGGCTTGCATCGTCCCCTCCAGAGCTAAGCGGATGCGTCATTGctgcagagggggtggggtgtggagagTAGGGTGGGCATGGGAGGGATAGGGATGAGGGCGGTGAGGGGGGAGTGGGCTGTGGTTGGGAGTCGTAGAGAGCAATATAAAATGCTGCAGAGAAAGCCCCTTCGTAGATTGAAGCCCTGGCCTGGAAATCAAAAGCCCTGAGCTCTTTCaggagactctctctctctctctctctctctctctctctcacacacacacacactcttatccATGAATAAAGTGtcctcacacacatgtaccatgTGAAGGAAACATatgagaagcaggaagctgaggcacgGTGACAACGGCTAGGGAGTGACCATGATAGGGTGGGAAGAAAGACTCTAAAACACAGCAGTCTAGCCAGTTCACACTGTGCTCACAGCCCTGTGGGCCTCAGATGCTCTGAGGGGTGTGGCTCAATTATAGCTATGGACAGTGACTGATGTCCAAAATGAATTATCAGAGAAGGTCAGATTTATTCACcgaattttaaaaagcaggatTGTATAATGCATTTAGGAACATTCACACCCTAACGACTAACAAACAAGATGCTTCTTGGCAGCTGGGGGGATGGAATGGTCAGTTAGCCACTTGCTTTGCGAGCATGGGGACCCGAGCTCGGGTCCCCAGACTCCATGGAAACAGCCAAGCACTGTAACACGTGTCAGTAGTCACAGCACGGAGAAAGTGGAGACTGTAGGACCCTTGGGGCTCAcgggccagccagtctagcagaaCTGATGAGCTGTGAgcagggagatagttcagtgggaaAAAGGCACTGAAATATAAACCTGATGATGTGAGTGAGAACCCCGAAACCCATATAAAGGTAACAGAAAGATGCTTCTTCACAAAATTACCTTCTGATTTCCCCAAGAGTGACGTGACACACGCAACACCCTTCTCAGTTCcctccccccgacacacacacatcacacacatatacacatccacacataaatacaataaCCCCAAACCCTGTACAGAATGTTCTCAAAATCCCTATACTTTCTGAAAAAAGCAACTCATCGATCAACTATAGCAAGGAAACTCAGGCCCTGCTAGACTTGAAGCCACTGTCCCGCAGAGGAGTTTTCCTCCTCGACAATGTGACACTTTTGCTTTAATATTGGCTCACTGTAAGGAGAACGCTCTCTCTGACATTACCCTGTTCTTCCTCTCCAGGTTTTGCTGCCTCTCGACAATCCCTACGGCAAAATAACAGGGACGGTCAAGAGGAAGCTGCCTTCAAGGCTGTGATGTTATGGCTCCAGCCAGTTGTGATGCTGGGATTACTGTGTACTTGCCTGCAAAAATTTCAACTCAGGATATTGAttactttgttgttgctgttgttgctgttgttgttcctaGTTCAACAAGGAACTTGTAGTTGTGTATGTGAAGTCCCAGTTTAGCAAGCCCAACCTGCTACATGGCCGTGGGCAGTTTCCTTAAAAATTACTGGGCAGTGTTAGGAGAATCACAGTGATAGTTctccttgcttttcttgtgttctCTGCCTTAGAATCTGTCTTTAGAATCCAATCGTCATAAAGACATAATCATAAAGTACTGGCTGCTGCCACACTGATTAATGGGAACACAAGAAGCAAAGGCTGTCATCATCCCAGGGATACGTCTGGATCTAactgaaaacagaataaaaccctATGAAATAAAAGTCatcacaatgtttttaaaaactctggCAGTCTGACTAGCACTCACCACGGAGGAAGGCGGGTGGGCACGAAATCCAACCCTAGCTCAGGAGTTACTGGTGTTTGGTTGAGGCTGGAAGAGGGGGTGTGACACCTGGTATGTCAATCAGACTGAAGGGCACCAGGTTGCCTGCCTAGAAGTGGTCAGATAAACCCAAACTGGCCTCAGcgggagagaaagaatatgaagtgaGGAAGACTTGGAATGAGCTGGGATGGGaggtgaatattatcaaaatgtattgtataaaattctcaaataattaataaaaacataattttaaatgtttaaaagataCTTCTAAGTTCCTCTACCAGTTAGCATGAATAAAgataagaacattaaaaaacaaaaacaaaaacaaaaaacctttggCTTTTGCAACTGATCATTTATATAAAGCCTAATAATGATTTTATGACCATGTTGTGTTGCTTTTATGATTTTTACAACTCTGGCAGAATCCTTAGTACCTAATGGGACACT of Mus pahari chromosome 4, PAHARI_EIJ_v1.1, whole genome shotgun sequence contains these proteins:
- the LOC110320533 gene encoding uricase; amino-acid sequence: MAHYHGDYGKNDEVEFVRTGYGKDMVKVLHIQRDGKYHSIKEVATSVQLTLRSKKDYLHGDNSDIIPTDTIKNTVHVLAKLRGIRNIETFAMNICEHFLSSFNHVTRAHVYVEEVPWKRFEKNGVKHVHAFIHTPTGTHFCEVEQMRNEPPVIHSGIKDLKVLKTTQSGFEGFIKDQFTTLPEVKDRCFATQVYCKWRYQRRDVDFEAIWGAVRDIVLQKFAGPYDKGEYSPSVQKTLYDIQVLCLNQLPEIEDMEISLPNIHYFNIDMSKMGLINKEEVLLPLDNPYGKITGTVKRKLPSRL